The following are encoded in a window of Mycobacterium sp. ELW1 genomic DNA:
- the rplJ gene encoding 50S ribosomal protein L10, which yields MAKPEKATAVADIAEKFKEATATVVTEYRGLTVSNLAELRRSLGAGASYTVAKNTLVKRAASEAGVEGLDDLFAGPTAIAFIQGEPVDAAKAIKKFAKENKALVIKGGYMDGRALTVSEVERIADLESREVLLSKLAGAMKAKQSQAAALFVAPASQIARLAAALQEKKAAEGSAEPAA from the coding sequence ATGGCTAAGCCTGAAAAGGCCACCGCGGTCGCCGACATCGCCGAGAAGTTCAAGGAGGCGACGGCCACCGTCGTCACCGAGTACCGCGGCCTGACGGTGTCCAACCTTGCCGAGCTGCGTAGGTCACTGGGTGCCGGGGCCAGCTACACCGTTGCCAAGAACACCTTGGTGAAGCGGGCGGCGTCCGAGGCGGGTGTCGAGGGTCTCGACGATCTCTTCGCCGGTCCGACCGCCATCGCGTTCATCCAGGGCGAACCCGTTGACGCCGCCAAGGCGATCAAGAAGTTCGCCAAGGAGAACAAGGCACTGGTCATCAAGGGCGGCTACATGGACGGTCGCGCGCTGACCGTCTCCGAGGTCGAGCGCATCGCCGATCTCGAGTCGCGCGAGGTGCTGCTGTCCAAGCTGGCCGGCGCAATGAAGGCGAAGCAGTCGCAGGCCGCGGCGCTGTTCGTGGCGCCCGCGTCCCAGATCGCGCGCCTGGCCGCAGCTCTGCAAGAGAAGAAGGCTGCAGAGGGTTCCGCCGAACCCGCTGCCTGA
- the rplL gene encoding 50S ribosomal protein L7/L12 translates to MAKLSTDELLDAFKEMTLLELSEFVKQFEETFDVTAAAPVAVAAAGPAAGGAAAEAAEEQSEFDVILEGAGDKKIGVIKVVREIVSGLGLKEAKDLVDGAPKPLLEKVNKEAADDAKAKLEAAGATVTVK, encoded by the coding sequence ATGGCAAAGCTGTCCACCGACGAACTGCTCGACGCGTTCAAGGAAATGACCCTGCTCGAGCTCTCTGAGTTCGTGAAGCAGTTCGAGGAGACCTTCGACGTCACCGCCGCCGCTCCGGTCGCCGTCGCGGCTGCCGGCCCCGCCGCCGGTGGCGCTGCCGCCGAGGCCGCCGAGGAGCAGTCGGAATTCGACGTCATCCTCGAGGGTGCCGGCGACAAGAAGATCGGCGTCATCAAGGTCGTCCGTGAGATCGTCTCCGGCCTGGGCCTCAAGGAAGCCAAGGACCTCGTCGACGGCGCCCCCAAGCCGCTGCTCGAGAAGGTCAACAAGGAAGCCGCCGATGACGCCAAGGCCAAGCTCGAGGCCGCTGGCGCGACGGTCACCGTCAAGTAG
- a CDS encoding ROK family protein produces the protein MVTTLAVDIGGTKIAAGLVDADGSLRYEARQPTPHTDDPDQVWATAARAIADALAEAGGPVDGVGISSAGPIHLPDGTISPINIPAWRHFPVVERVVAAVPDVPVRLGGDGLCMALGEHWRGAGRGAAFLLGMVVSTGIGGGLILDGVPYHGRTGNAGHVGHVVVDTAGPPCTCGGRGCVEAIASGPHLAQWARSQGWDGADAKELADAAASGHQVALAAFRRGARAIAAMIASVGAVCDLDLVVLGGGVAKAGPVLFDPLHEELRTYAGLEFLSGLRVVPAALGGEAGLVGAAALLRG, from the coding sequence ATGGTCACGACGCTCGCAGTCGACATCGGCGGCACGAAGATCGCCGCCGGCCTCGTCGACGCCGACGGCAGCCTGCGATACGAAGCCCGGCAGCCGACCCCGCACACCGACGACCCCGACCAGGTGTGGGCCACGGCCGCTCGCGCCATCGCCGACGCGCTCGCCGAGGCGGGCGGCCCGGTCGACGGTGTCGGTATCTCCTCAGCCGGCCCGATCCACCTGCCCGACGGAACCATCAGCCCCATCAACATCCCCGCGTGGCGTCACTTCCCGGTCGTCGAACGAGTGGTCGCGGCCGTCCCCGATGTGCCGGTGCGCCTCGGCGGCGACGGGCTTTGCATGGCGCTGGGTGAGCATTGGCGCGGGGCCGGCCGCGGCGCCGCGTTCCTGCTCGGCATGGTGGTGTCCACCGGGATCGGCGGCGGACTGATCCTCGACGGCGTGCCGTACCACGGGCGCACCGGCAACGCCGGTCACGTCGGCCACGTCGTCGTCGACACCGCCGGACCGCCCTGCACCTGCGGCGGCCGTGGTTGCGTGGAAGCGATCGCCAGCGGACCGCATCTGGCGCAGTGGGCCCGGTCTCAAGGCTGGGACGGTGCCGACGCCAAGGAATTGGCTGACGCCGCGGCGTCCGGACATCAGGTGGCGCTGGCGGCGTTTCGCCGGGGCGCCCGCGCCATCGCCGCGATGATCGCCTCGGTGGGCGCCGTCTGCGACCTGGACCTCGTCGTCCTCGGTGGCGGAGTGGCCAAGGCTGGGCCGGTGTTGTTCGACCCGCTGCACGAGGAGCTGCGCACGTATGCCGGGCTGGAGTTCCTGTCCGGGTTGCGGGTGGTCCCCGCCGCGCTCGGCGGCGAGGCGGGCCTGGTCGGCGCGGCCGCGCTGCTGCGCGGCTGA
- a CDS encoding malonyl CoA-ACP transacylase — MSLAAIVAGVDVEVGEVDDREAALRATPQVAALPRPHTSEGRQLRRWLTQLLVAEKLVAREAEALGVSVTESTPEEDELLPDSTARLEIGSIAAAVLAAPIARALFARITDAVEVDDDAVTDFHARNPRRFVRFAGTGVWRVASEPELTDVRPLIAALLLGAARRRHFRMWLGQRHADLVWLAPGYEHPGDPRQPDNTHKH; from the coding sequence ATGAGCTTGGCCGCCATCGTTGCCGGGGTGGACGTCGAGGTCGGCGAAGTCGACGACCGCGAAGCCGCACTGCGCGCCACACCCCAGGTCGCCGCGCTGCCCCGGCCGCACACGAGTGAAGGACGCCAACTGCGCCGCTGGCTCACCCAGCTGCTGGTCGCCGAGAAGTTGGTGGCCCGCGAAGCGGAAGCGCTCGGGGTGAGCGTGACCGAGTCGACGCCGGAGGAGGATGAGCTGCTGCCCGATTCCACCGCACGACTGGAGATCGGCAGCATCGCCGCCGCGGTGCTGGCGGCCCCGATCGCCCGGGCGCTCTTCGCGCGCATCACCGACGCGGTGGAGGTCGACGACGACGCCGTGACGGACTTTCACGCCCGGAATCCGCGGCGGTTCGTGCGCTTCGCCGGCACCGGCGTCTGGCGGGTCGCCAGTGAGCCCGAGCTGACCGACGTGCGCCCCCTGATTGCCGCGCTGCTGCTCGGTGCGGCCCGGCGGCGCCACTTCCGGATGTGGCTCGGCCAGCGGCACGCCGACCTGGTGTGGCTGGCACCCGGCTACGAGCATCCCGGCGACCCGCGCCAGCCCGACAACACCCACAAGCACTGA
- a CDS encoding ABC transporter ATP-binding protein produces MGIAIQVEGLTKSFGSQRIWEDVTLDIPAGEVSVLLGPSGTGKSVFLKSLIGLLRPERGKIIVDGTNIIECSAKELYEIRTLFGVMFQDGALFGSMNLFDNTAFPLREHTKKKESEIRQIVMEKLDMVGLGGDENKFPGEISGGMRKRAGLARSLVLDPQIILCDEPDSGLDPVRTAYLSQLLIDINAQIDATILIVTHNINIARTVPDNIGMLFRKHLVMFGPREVLLTSDEPVVRQFLNGRRIGPIGMSEEKDESTMAEEQALVDAGHHDGGVEEIEGVPPQLTVTPGIPERDAVRRRQERVRQILHTLPPAAQEAIRDDLDGTHKLPSHTFAGEEGN; encoded by the coding sequence GTGGGTATTGCTATTCAGGTCGAGGGGCTGACTAAGTCATTCGGTTCCCAGCGAATTTGGGAAGACGTGACCCTCGATATCCCCGCCGGTGAGGTCAGCGTGCTGCTGGGCCCGTCGGGTACCGGTAAGTCCGTGTTCTTGAAGTCGTTGATCGGTCTGCTGCGCCCCGAGCGCGGCAAGATCATCGTCGACGGCACCAACATCATCGAGTGCTCGGCCAAGGAGCTCTACGAGATCCGCACGCTGTTCGGCGTCATGTTCCAGGACGGCGCGCTGTTCGGCTCGATGAACCTCTTCGACAACACCGCCTTCCCGCTTCGTGAGCACACGAAGAAGAAGGAAAGCGAAATCCGCCAGATCGTCATGGAAAAGCTCGACATGGTCGGCTTGGGTGGCGACGAGAACAAGTTCCCCGGTGAGATCTCCGGCGGTATGCGCAAGCGCGCCGGGCTGGCCCGCTCACTGGTGCTCGACCCGCAGATCATCCTCTGCGACGAGCCCGACTCCGGTCTGGACCCGGTCCGCACCGCATACCTGAGCCAGCTGCTGATCGACATCAACGCTCAGATCGACGCCACGATCCTGATCGTGACGCACAACATCAACATCGCCCGCACAGTGCCCGACAACATCGGCATGCTGTTCCGCAAGCACTTGGTCATGTTCGGCCCCCGCGAGGTGCTGCTGACCAGTGACGAGCCGGTGGTGCGTCAGTTCCTCAACGGTCGCCGTATCGGCCCGATCGGCATGTCCGAGGAGAAGGACGAGTCGACGATGGCCGAAGAGCAGGCCTTGGTCGACGCCGGCCACCACGATGGTGGTGTCGAGGAAATCGAAGGCGTGCCGCCGCAGTTGACGGTCACCCCGGGCATCCCGGAACGCGACGCCGTCCGGCGCCGCCAGGAGCGGGTGCGTCAGATCCTGCACACCCTGCCCCCGGCCGCCCAGGAAGCCATCCGCGACGACCTCGACGGCACCCACAAACTGCCCAGCCACACCTTCGCCGGTGAAGAGGGCAACTGA
- a CDS encoding lipocalin family protein, giving the protein MLANLGAVPRTTIPAATTTPSAPTTTATTATTLPVAPTNGVTGVLVGHSRLDLPGAFIGKTVAADWYFPTQVDGSVDAQGVIWLQHGFGATNTFYSALAKDLAQQTNSIVVAPTLSSVPMTFSGGCLTCEVTQQDAAALLGPDRATLLSSATAAGFTGVALPERFVLAGHSAGGGFATAVADDYLGGADAQYDPSDLVGVLMFDGVSNGALTGSFASQVADLAAADKPIYQIAAPAQSWNLFGATTNVLAATLPGTFIGVVLQNGSHVDSMLGVNPLFNVVLQLVTKRVPAGNTAAVYTLSNGWINDMYAGATPEAPQYGFYPAANQQIIMGPTAAVGLPAAEANQLGPVDKLVKGLVDTVAKLFGAQLPAPVNSGDNGLDPNNPVVSVGNGVTGVRFGSSVLNIPCGPNGYAAPANWYFPTQADGTVAANGVIWLQHGFLGFNDWYGTAAQQLAQETNSIVVVPDIFWFNTPLCPGCYLGGEEMREAVAGMFQGSRSALNISANAAGLSGALPEKFLLSGHSAGGNFATAVGALITQTDQVDNLLGVVMFDGVSRDPLFTDSLTALAGAGIPDYQIAAPPQRWNAYGVATELMQAFYGNQFYGVQIDNGSHTDVIAGNNPFGLLGELLSTIIVKPSPPGGKTAVRTFASGWINDIYAGRGPTDPLYGIYGSPNDGTYVPNQPMVMGQAGAATLPAPPPVTVDSNLPPDQNYLGTWYEQGSVRQFFSIGLVNTKAQYSLNPDGTIRVQNSGNYFTANGPAVNIVGSAVPVNEFNTRLNVGFFSGTPSSAEPGNYWILDYATDYSWAIVSDSSGYSGFILTREQTIGDTEYQALLARARELGVWGLILRTRQYPTSSAAVMPGPADVPASVTV; this is encoded by the coding sequence GTGCTCGCCAACCTGGGGGCGGTGCCGCGCACCACCATCCCCGCCGCCACCACCACACCGAGCGCTCCGACGACCACGGCGACCACAGCGACCACGCTGCCGGTTGCGCCGACCAACGGCGTGACCGGTGTGCTCGTCGGTCATTCCCGGCTGGACCTGCCCGGTGCGTTCATCGGTAAGACCGTCGCCGCCGACTGGTACTTCCCGACCCAGGTCGACGGCAGCGTCGACGCCCAGGGCGTCATCTGGCTCCAGCACGGGTTCGGGGCCACCAACACCTTCTACTCGGCGCTGGCCAAGGACTTGGCGCAGCAGACCAACAGCATCGTGGTCGCGCCGACCCTGTCCTCTGTTCCCATGACATTCTCCGGTGGCTGCCTCACCTGCGAGGTGACCCAACAGGACGCGGCAGCCCTGCTCGGACCGGACCGCGCAACGCTGCTGAGCAGCGCCACCGCGGCCGGCTTCACCGGGGTGGCACTCCCGGAGCGCTTCGTCCTGGCCGGCCACTCGGCGGGCGGCGGCTTCGCCACCGCGGTCGCCGACGACTACCTGGGCGGCGCCGACGCCCAGTACGACCCGTCCGATCTGGTCGGCGTGCTGATGTTCGACGGGGTGTCCAACGGCGCCCTGACCGGATCCTTCGCCAGCCAGGTCGCCGACCTGGCCGCCGCGGACAAGCCGATCTACCAGATCGCCGCACCGGCGCAGAGCTGGAACCTGTTCGGCGCGACCACCAATGTGCTGGCGGCGACGCTTCCCGGCACGTTCATCGGCGTCGTCCTGCAGAACGGCTCGCACGTCGACTCCATGCTGGGGGTCAACCCGCTGTTCAACGTGGTGCTGCAATTGGTGACCAAGCGGGTGCCCGCCGGAAACACCGCGGCCGTCTACACGCTGAGCAACGGCTGGATCAACGACATGTACGCCGGCGCCACCCCCGAGGCTCCGCAGTACGGCTTCTATCCGGCGGCCAACCAGCAGATCATCATGGGACCGACGGCTGCGGTCGGGCTGCCCGCCGCGGAAGCCAACCAACTGGGACCGGTCGACAAGCTCGTCAAGGGCTTGGTCGACACGGTCGCCAAGCTCTTCGGCGCCCAGCTGCCTGCGCCGGTCAACAGCGGTGACAACGGGCTGGACCCCAACAATCCCGTCGTCTCGGTCGGCAACGGCGTCACCGGCGTCCGGTTCGGGTCGTCCGTTCTCAACATCCCCTGCGGCCCGAACGGCTATGCCGCCCCGGCCAACTGGTACTTCCCGACCCAGGCCGACGGCACCGTCGCAGCCAACGGCGTGATCTGGCTGCAGCACGGGTTCCTCGGCTTCAACGACTGGTACGGCACCGCGGCCCAGCAGTTGGCCCAGGAGACCAACAGCATCGTGGTGGTGCCGGACATCTTCTGGTTCAACACCCCGCTGTGCCCGGGCTGCTACCTGGGCGGCGAAGAGATGCGCGAGGCGGTCGCCGGCATGTTCCAGGGCAGCCGGTCGGCGCTGAACATCAGCGCCAACGCTGCCGGTCTCAGCGGCGCCCTGCCGGAGAAGTTCCTGCTCAGCGGGCATTCCGCGGGCGGCAACTTCGCCACCGCGGTCGGTGCCCTGATCACCCAGACCGATCAGGTCGACAACCTGCTCGGGGTGGTGATGTTCGACGGTGTCTCCCGCGACCCGCTGTTCACCGACTCGCTGACCGCGCTGGCCGGCGCCGGTATCCCGGACTACCAGATCGCGGCGCCGCCGCAACGCTGGAACGCCTACGGGGTGGCCACCGAGCTGATGCAGGCCTTCTACGGCAACCAGTTCTACGGCGTGCAGATCGACAACGGTTCACACACCGACGTCATCGCCGGTAACAACCCCTTCGGGCTGCTCGGCGAGCTGCTCAGCACGATCATCGTCAAGCCGTCCCCGCCCGGGGGCAAGACGGCGGTGCGGACGTTCGCGTCGGGCTGGATCAACGACATCTACGCCGGACGCGGGCCGACCGATCCGCTCTACGGCATCTACGGCAGCCCCAACGACGGCACCTACGTCCCCAACCAGCCGATGGTGATGGGTCAGGCCGGGGCGGCCACGCTGCCGGCGCCGCCGCCGGTGACGGTGGATTCCAACCTCCCGCCGGACCAGAACTACCTGGGGACCTGGTACGAGCAGGGCAGCGTGCGTCAGTTCTTCTCGATCGGGCTGGTCAACACCAAGGCGCAGTACAGCCTCAACCCGGATGGCACCATCCGGGTGCAGAACTCCGGTAACTACTTCACCGCCAACGGGCCCGCGGTGAACATCGTGGGCTCGGCGGTTCCGGTCAACGAGTTCAACACCCGGCTCAATGTCGGCTTCTTCTCCGGCACGCCGAGCAGCGCCGAACCGGGCAATTACTGGATCCTCGACTACGCCACCGACTACAGCTGGGCGATTGTCAGCGACTCGTCTGGCTACAGCGGGTTCATCCTGACCCGGGAGCAGACCATCGGCGATACCGAGTACCAGGCATTGCTGGCCCGGGCCAGGGAGCTCGGCGTGTGGGGCCTGATCCTGCGGACCCGGCAATATCCGACATCGTCGGCCGCCGTGATGCCCGGGCCCGCCGATGTGCCGGCCAGCGTCACGGTGTGA
- a CDS encoding NEW3 domain-containing protein, translating to MRITSAESTELFVGPPDAPLQVVRVGYSAADAGTVRILGDGVQSDRVAVPRGDGVAEVPVRIERPAPGDLRAARAVGDDVEFPFQLTVAEPGWTMYMVSHFHYDPVWWNTQAAYTSVWTEDPPGRARQNNGFALVAAHLEMARRDPHYKFVLAEVDYLKPYFDTHPEDRADLRRFIADARVEVMGGTYNEPNTNLVGAETAIRNFVHGVGYQRDVLGADPATAWQLDVFGHDPQFPGMAADAGLTSSSWARGPHHQWGPMAADGDPRRMQFPSEFEWIAPSGLGLLTHYMPAHYSAGWWMDSAATLADAEQATYHLFTELKSVALTRNVLLPVGTDYTPPNAWVTEIHRDWNARYTWPRFVCALPSEFFAAVRAETVERGVTPSPQTRDMNPIYTGKDVSYIDTKQANRAAEDAVLGAERFAVFAALLSGARYPEAALAKAWVQLAYGAHHDGITGSESDQVYLDLLTSWRDAWELGSAARSGALELLSRAVAPESGAVVVWNPLAHKRTDIVTARLTAPIGPGVSVVDSAGESHPAVVSDDGHLVSFRADDVDSLGWRSYRLAATRKPTGWRPVDGVEIANSHHRLRVDPARGGAVVSLVEVSTDRELIAQGRVGNELAVYDEYPAHPQAGEGPWHLLPAGPVTCSAAAVADSVQAYRSPLGERLVVTGRVGELLRYTQVLTLWHGIDRVDTSTTIDEFTGADRLVRLRWPCPVPGALPVSEVGDAVIGRGFGLLHDHATGEDRAVDSAKHPWTLDNPAQGWFGLSSAARIRVGHDMRAVSVAEVVVPTEDTSEARDLMVALVRAGVTATCSSAGHPRYGHLDVDSNLPDARIAVGSPEDNAFTAAVLAAADPAYAAELRQQLSESGQARVWVPASESLTAVWQPDADLRGVLALPVLIVAGDGAVAAVVEDLGDAQIDVSQDAPSGLGEFESRTVALLNRGVPGFGVEPDQTLHSSLMRSCTGWPSGVWIDPPRRTAPDGSNFQLQHWTHTFDFALVSGRGDWRSCEMPSRSAEFAHPMLCVVADEGVETLAADGSLLRIEPAGALHLAALKVGGNPTATGSSAAVDPEDVTIRLVETRGTTAEVALSSGVGAVSAVVSADLLEAARAGDAPPLRLHGYQIATLLARLDVHAVLDADGAALAPDTESAQPLYARYWLHNRGPAPLGGLPAVAHLHPDTISVDAGRTVRLRLTAASDCSDATLAGEVRLRGPRGWVIEPDVLPFELTTGHHREAEIVATAPPDAQPGDYPICAQLTLSGDVPAAWKQPVEDVCVVSVGTPGTLVRLVGEPPDIVVAPGERARLAVTVGNGAHTDLSLEAHLISPWGTWEWIGPAALGAVVGATSEVEVAFDIAPPPWTAPGQWWAVVRIGCAGRLLYTPAVAVTVR from the coding sequence GTGCGGATAACCTCCGCGGAGTCGACGGAACTCTTCGTCGGACCGCCCGATGCGCCGCTTCAGGTGGTCCGCGTCGGCTATAGCGCGGCCGATGCCGGCACTGTGCGGATACTCGGCGACGGCGTGCAGTCCGACAGGGTGGCGGTGCCGCGCGGCGACGGGGTGGCGGAGGTGCCGGTCCGGATCGAGCGGCCGGCGCCCGGCGATCTTCGGGCGGCCCGCGCGGTCGGCGATGACGTCGAATTCCCCTTCCAGCTCACCGTCGCCGAACCGGGCTGGACCATGTACATGGTCAGCCACTTCCACTACGACCCGGTGTGGTGGAACACCCAGGCCGCCTACACCAGCGTGTGGACCGAGGATCCGCCCGGACGGGCCCGGCAGAACAACGGCTTCGCCTTGGTCGCCGCCCACCTCGAAATGGCCCGCCGCGACCCGCATTACAAGTTCGTGCTCGCCGAAGTCGACTATCTCAAGCCCTATTTCGACACCCATCCGGAAGACCGTGCCGATCTGCGCCGGTTCATCGCCGACGCCCGGGTGGAGGTGATGGGCGGGACCTACAACGAGCCGAACACCAACCTGGTCGGCGCCGAGACCGCGATCCGCAACTTCGTGCACGGCGTCGGGTACCAGCGCGACGTGCTGGGTGCCGACCCGGCGACCGCCTGGCAACTCGACGTGTTCGGGCACGATCCGCAATTCCCGGGCATGGCCGCCGACGCCGGACTGACGTCGAGTTCGTGGGCCCGCGGACCGCACCACCAGTGGGGACCGATGGCAGCCGACGGCGACCCCAGGCGCATGCAGTTCCCGAGCGAGTTCGAGTGGATCGCGCCGTCGGGACTCGGGCTGCTGACGCACTACATGCCTGCGCACTACTCGGCCGGATGGTGGATGGACTCCGCGGCGACGCTCGCCGACGCCGAGCAGGCCACCTATCACCTGTTCACCGAACTGAAATCGGTGGCACTGACCCGCAATGTGCTGCTGCCGGTCGGCACCGACTACACCCCGCCCAATGCGTGGGTCACCGAGATCCACCGCGACTGGAACGCCCGCTACACCTGGCCGCGATTCGTCTGCGCCCTGCCGTCGGAATTCTTTGCCGCCGTGCGCGCGGAGACTGTTGAGCGCGGGGTGACGCCGTCACCGCAGACCCGGGACATGAACCCGATCTACACCGGCAAGGACGTGTCGTACATCGACACCAAGCAGGCCAACCGGGCCGCCGAGGATGCGGTACTGGGTGCCGAGCGGTTCGCGGTGTTCGCGGCGCTGCTCTCCGGCGCGCGATATCCGGAGGCAGCGCTGGCCAAGGCCTGGGTGCAGCTGGCGTACGGCGCCCACCACGACGGCATCACCGGCTCGGAATCCGATCAGGTCTATCTCGACCTGCTGACCAGTTGGCGTGACGCCTGGGAGCTCGGTTCGGCCGCCCGATCGGGGGCGCTGGAGCTGCTGTCGCGGGCCGTCGCGCCCGAGTCGGGCGCGGTGGTTGTATGGAATCCATTGGCGCACAAGAGAACCGATATCGTGACGGCCCGGCTGACGGCGCCGATCGGCCCCGGAGTGTCGGTGGTGGACTCCGCGGGGGAGTCGCATCCCGCCGTCGTCTCCGACGACGGCCACCTGGTGAGCTTCCGGGCCGACGATGTCGATTCCCTCGGCTGGCGCAGCTACCGACTGGCGGCCACGCGCAAGCCGACCGGGTGGCGCCCCGTCGACGGGGTCGAGATCGCCAACTCCCACCACCGGCTGCGGGTCGACCCGGCTCGCGGGGGCGCGGTGGTGTCCCTCGTGGAGGTGTCGACCGACCGCGAACTGATCGCGCAGGGTCGCGTCGGCAACGAACTGGCCGTGTACGACGAGTACCCCGCACACCCGCAGGCGGGGGAGGGGCCGTGGCATTTGCTGCCGGCCGGTCCGGTGACGTGTTCGGCTGCAGCCGTTGCAGATTCGGTTCAGGCCTACCGCAGTCCCCTCGGCGAGCGGCTCGTCGTGACCGGTCGGGTCGGCGAGCTGCTGCGCTACACCCAGGTGCTGACCCTCTGGCATGGTATCGACCGGGTGGACACCAGCACCACCATCGACGAGTTCACCGGAGCCGACCGGCTGGTGCGGCTGCGCTGGCCCTGCCCGGTGCCCGGCGCGCTGCCGGTCAGCGAGGTCGGTGACGCCGTGATCGGACGCGGGTTCGGGCTGCTGCACGACCATGCCACGGGGGAGGACCGCGCTGTCGACTCCGCCAAACACCCCTGGACACTGGACAATCCGGCACAAGGCTGGTTCGGTCTGTCCTCGGCGGCCCGCATTCGGGTTGGCCACGACATGCGGGCGGTGTCAGTGGCCGAAGTGGTGGTCCCCACCGAGGACACCTCCGAGGCCCGCGACCTGATGGTCGCCCTGGTGCGCGCCGGGGTGACGGCGACCTGCAGCTCTGCCGGACACCCGCGCTACGGGCACCTCGACGTCGACTCCAATCTGCCGGACGCGCGCATCGCGGTCGGCAGCCCCGAGGACAACGCGTTCACCGCCGCGGTGCTCGCCGCGGCAGATCCCGCCTACGCCGCCGAACTGCGCCAACAACTTTCGGAATCCGGACAGGCGCGGGTGTGGGTCCCGGCCAGTGAGTCGCTGACGGCGGTATGGCAGCCCGATGCCGACCTTCGCGGTGTGCTCGCGCTGCCGGTGCTCATCGTCGCCGGAGACGGGGCCGTGGCCGCCGTCGTCGAGGACCTCGGCGACGCCCAGATCGACGTCAGCCAGGACGCGCCGTCGGGCCTCGGCGAGTTCGAATCGCGCACCGTCGCCCTGCTCAACCGCGGCGTGCCGGGCTTCGGCGTCGAACCCGACCAGACACTGCACAGCTCGCTGATGCGGTCGTGCACCGGTTGGCCTTCCGGAGTGTGGATCGATCCGCCGCGGCGCACAGCTCCGGACGGGTCCAATTTTCAGCTGCAGCATTGGACACACACCTTCGATTTCGCACTGGTGTCCGGCCGTGGTGATTGGCGGTCCTGCGAGATGCCCTCCCGCAGTGCCGAGTTCGCCCACCCGATGTTGTGTGTGGTGGCGGATGAGGGGGTGGAGACTCTGGCCGCCGATGGCTCGCTGCTGCGCATCGAACCGGCCGGCGCACTGCATCTTGCCGCGCTCAAGGTCGGGGGCAACCCGACCGCCACCGGAAGTTCCGCCGCCGTCGACCCCGAGGACGTCACCATCCGGCTGGTCGAAACTCGCGGTACGACAGCCGAAGTCGCGCTGTCATCTGGGGTGGGCGCAGTGTCGGCGGTGGTGTCGGCCGACCTGCTGGAAGCCGCCCGTGCCGGTGATGCGCCGCCGCTGCGGCTGCACGGCTACCAGATCGCGACCCTGCTGGCCCGGCTGGACGTCCACGCCGTGTTGGACGCCGACGGTGCCGCGCTGGCTCCCGACACCGAGAGCGCGCAGCCGTTGTACGCCCGCTACTGGCTGCACAACCGCGGCCCGGCCCCACTGGGCGGACTGCCCGCCGTCGCACACCTGCACCCCGACACCATCTCTGTCGATGCCGGCCGGACCGTGCGGCTGCGACTGACCGCCGCCAGCGACTGCAGCGACGCCACCCTGGCCGGAGAGGTGCGACTGCGCGGACCGCGCGGCTGGGTCATCGAACCCGACGTGCTGCCCTTCGAACTGACCACCGGCCACCACCGCGAAGCCGAGATCGTCGCGACCGCGCCGCCTGATGCGCAGCCCGGTGACTATCCGATCTGCGCGCAGCTCACCTTGTCCGGCGATGTGCCCGCGGCGTGGAAACAACCCGTCGAAGACGTCTGCGTGGTGTCGGTCGGTACCCCCGGCACACTGGTGCGCCTCGTCGGCGAGCCCCCCGACATCGTCGTCGCCCCAGGGGAGCGGGCCCGCCTTGCCGTCACCGTCGGCAACGGCGCGCACACCGACCTGTCGCTGGAAGCCCACCTCATCAGCCCGTGGGGGACCTGGGAGTGGATCGGCCCGGCTGCGCTCGGCGCCGTCGTCGGCGCGACATCGGAGGTCGAGGTCGCGTTCGACATCGCGCCGCCGCCGTGGACGGCACCCGGGCAGTGGTGGGCGGTGGTCCGGATCGGGTGCGCGGGCCGGTTGCTCTACACACCCGCGGTGGCGGTGACGGTCCGATGA